The DNA sequence ATCCCAACTCAGGCCGCACCTATCCAGAATGATCCTGAAACCTCTCTGCGAAACGTGTCAGCGAATTTCCGCTTAGATTATTCTGGAAGATTGTCGTATCTTTGCGTGAGTTGACTTTTTAACCATAAAGATCGAGGTCATGCAATTTCTTTTCATCGGTGGTCTAGGAGGTCCTGAGGTTCTCTTGATCCTATTGGCGATCTTGTTGTTGTTTGGTGCCAAAAAGATTCCCGAACTCGCCCGTGGGCTCGGCAAGGGTATTCGCGAATTCAAGGATGCTTCCCGTGAGATCCGTCGCGACATCGAGGATGCTGCCTCCGTGGACGAGCCTTCTCGACTAGACAACAACAAATCCTAGTACAGATTTTACTGTGAAATCTTATAAAACGCTCGCTGACATCCAGCGGGACCTGTCAACCGGATCGGTGTCCTGCATCGATCTGGTTGATTTGTATTTGGGACGCATTGAAGCCCAACCCCATCTCAACCTCTTCATCGAAGTATTCGCAGACGAAGCCCGACAACGCGCACAGCTCATCGACCAAAAATTGGCCGAAGGAACCGCCGGAAAACTCGCAGGCCTCGTCATCGGCATCAAGGACGTCCTCTGCTATCAAGGACATGGCCTGACTGCCTCCTCCCGCATGCTAGAGGGATTCGATTCCATGTTTACCGGTACCGCGGTCCAACGACTGCTCGACGAAGATGCCATCATCATCGGCCGACAAAACTGTGACGAATTTGCGATGGGTTCCTCCAATGAAAATTCCCATTACGGTCCCGCACGAAATCCGGTAGATCCCGATAGGGTTCCCGGTGGATCATCCGGAGCCTCGGCCGCTGCCGTCGCCGCCGGAATGTGCCATGCCTCTTTGGGCTCCGATACTGGAGGCTCAGTTCGACAACCTGCAGCATTTTGTGGAACGGTGGGCCTAAAACCTACCTATGGACGAATCTCACGATGGGGATTGATCGCCTATGCATCTTCCTTTGATCAGATCGGCCCATTGACCCAATCTGTAGAGGATGCCGCCCTATTGCTATCCGTGATGGCAGGACCGGATGGACACGACCAGACAGCCGCTTCCGAATCCGTGGAAGCCTACGAAACGAAGCTGTCCATTTCCCCCAAAAAGATCGGTTATCTCAAGGAAGCCTGGGAGCATCCGAGCCTCTCTCCGGAAATTCGGGCGCAATTGGACACGTCCATCGCAAAACTGGAAGCAGAGGGACACGAAGTCGTACCGGTAGAATTTGAGTTGCTGGAGTATGTGGTGCCTTGCTACTACCTCCTGACCACCGCGGAAGCATCGTCCAACTTGGCGAGATATGATGGCGTGCGATATGGCCATCGATCCGAATCGGCGCAGGATCTGTCGGAAACTTACCTTGCCTCCAGAAATGAAGGGTTTGGACAAGAAGTCAAGCGACGTATATTACTCGGGACTTTTGTGCTCTCCGCAGGATATTATGACGCCTACTATACCCAAGCCATGAAGACCAGAAGGTTGCTTAGGGATGGCATCTACAAATTGTTCCAGTCGTGCGACGCACTATTGCTCCCCACGACTCCCTCCACTGCATTTCGTATTGGGGAAAAATCAGAAGATCCCATCGAGATGTATTTGAGCGACATCTACACGGTGCTGGCCAATTTGACTGGCGTACCAGCAATCTCGGTTCCTTTTGGTACCGACTCGCAAGGTCTTCCCATCGGAGTTCAATTCATGGGACGCCCATTTGAAGAATCCACCATTTTAGGGTTGGGTCAGCAACTTGCCCAATCATAATCCATGATCATGCCTCGCCCCCTTGCATGATCCTTGGCAAATGCAAATCTCGGACTACGAGAATCCTGACATTCACTGCGGTATACTATTCCCGCATGAAAGAGCACCAATCCCCCCACCTTGCGCAAATTGCACGAAAGATTGATTATGTTTGGATCATATTGTCGGATTGCGTCAAATGATTGATGATTAAAATTTACGTGATCCAACATGTTGTCCAACAAATTTCGCATAATTGGTCCCTGCTGACTATTTTTATGCTGTCTTTCCTTGGGGTAATTCATTCTACATTCGGAACATCACGGTACTAAATTAGGCGGTACACATGAGGAATCTGCTGTTTACCTGTTTGTTGGCTTGCATCGCCACTGTCCAGACGCATGCCCAACATTCTGCTGCTTTTGCTTCCACAAGCACGGCAACCATTTCAACCAACGGGGCTACCCCCGACATCGAAGAATCGTCTCCACAGATCGAGGAGCAACTAGACGGGCTGGGCCAAAGCTTCAATTTCCCCAATCCTTCTTCTTCGCTCTACGACACCCTGCTGCTGAATACCCACGACTTCAGCGCGCACGACATTCCTTCCTACACAGCGGAAGTCACGCAAACGCGGATGTACGAGCTCCCCACGGTCATCCAGATGGATTACAACGTCTATGTCCAATACTATATCGACGTCTACGCGGTCAAAAAACGGGACTTGACCTCGAAGATGCTCGGACTCAAGCGGGTATATTTCCCGCTGTTCGAAGAGCAATTGGACCGAATGGGCATGCCCATGGAACTGAAGTATCTCGCAGTGGTCGAGAGTGCCCTGAATCCCCATGCACGTTCTCGAGTAGGCGCGACGGGACTCTGGCAGTTTATGCTCAGCACCGGAAAACTGTATGGATTGAAAGTGAACTCCTACGTGGATGAGCGCAAGGACCCGTACAAATCCACGGTGGCAGCCCTCAAGTATCTCAAAAACGCTTACGAGGAATTCGGCGATTGGCACTTGGCCATTGCGTCCTACAACTGTGGCGCAGGAAATGTCCGCAAGGCCATCCGTCGTTCTGGCGGCAAGAAGAATTTCTGGGCCATTCGTCGCTACCTTCCGCGTGAGACCCGTGGGTATGTGCCGGCATTCTTGGCGGCTACCTATGTGTTCGAGTATGCTTCCGAGCACAACATCTACCCCATGTACGTGGATTTCGACCTGAATCAGGACACCCTCCACATCCGCAACATGGACATCACGCTCAAGGAACTGTCGGACTTCACCCGGAGCGATATCAATGCGCTCAAGTCCCTCAATCCGGAGTTGAAGCTGGATCGCATTCCCTACTCCTCCAAGACTTACGTGCTTCGCGTGCCAACGGAGGTAGCTGAATTTTATGCCGCCAATCAGCAGGCCGTATACGCCAAATTTGGCAAAAAACGCGTAACCGCTCCCCCAGTCGTAGATCAGTCCTATGATCGATACAATGGCTATCCGCCGCGTTCTGGTGCCAAATTGGTCTATCACACAGTCCGGTCCGGAGAAGTCGTAGGCGCCATCGCCGAACGATATGGCGTGTCTGCCCGTCAGGTATCCGCCTGGAACAACCTGCGTCGCTACCGCATCCGTGTGGGACAGCGCCTGAAGATTTACACCACCAAAAAGGGAAGCTCTTCCTCCAGCAGAACGTCTTCCGCATCCACGACTTCCACCAATGTGAAAGGCGGAAGCTATCACACAGTACGTTCAGGAGATACCCTCTGGGAAATCGCCAAACGCTACGGCACATCAGTTGAAAAGATCAAGCGGCTGAATTCCGGCATGAGTTCCAAGCTCAAAATCGGCCAGAAGATCCGCATCAAATAGGGATACACGTTCCCACAAGCAATCAAGGTCTCCTCGGATGAGGGGGCCTTTTCTTTTTGGAGGGTTTGGGCGTGCCCCCGCGAGCTTGGCAGGATGGAATTCGCCGAGCAAGATAGACGCGGGGTCAGGCCCTTCCAGGCTCGTTGGCACTCGGTCTCTCCGCGAGCTCCGAGACTTCGGCTAGGCCTCACCTTCCAGGCCCTTCACGCCTCCGCAGGCCATCCGCACCTTTCATTTGCTGTGCGCTCCGATCCATAGGCCCCCACAGCGATTTTCATGAAATGCCATCCAAGTCCTGAAATGACGACACCACACAGACAGATTTTCCAAAGCCCGCCCCCCAAGCGCGAGCATGCCCAACCTCAAAAAAACGCCTCATCCCGCAAAATTTCGACGCGGTGGCACCTGTAGCCGGGGGAAATTTATGCGGGATCTCACGCTTCGTGCCTGCTGGGCCTTGTCTTTGATCAAGGATCATTATTGCTGCCCTTAGGGCCTTTTTCTACGGGGCAGGCACAAGACCATGCCCCCACGAAAAAGATTTGGGTTTCATGTATCTTTCCAGCCCTTCGGGCGCCCACCATACCGGTCCCCTTGGCGAATCCCTGCGGGTGCCCAATCTGCTACTCCCGTTGCAGGGACTTGGGATCCTTGATAAATCACGCTGTGCGCGATCCGGTGCGAGGATTCTCTGGAGTGACAGGATTGGTGGCAGGCAGGTAATCCATGATCATGTGCGGTTGGCCTGTGGCGGCGATAGGGATTGGAAGGGCGAGCCGATAGGCGAGGTCCGAGAGCTCCGGCGATTGTGGGGCAGCAATCCGGAGTCCAAGCTGCTCTTGATTCCCAGGTGACATTTGCCGAGGACGGAAGCGCCAGCGTACCCCTGGAACAGCCAGGCCCGGCGACTCATTTGACCAGCGGGGAAGCCATGCCCAGCACGCCGGGATCGCCCAAATCCTCCCTGTCAAGGATGGCAGAATAGCCTTTGACTACGCTAGAACCTACGATCAGATCACTCCCAACAAGTCCATCGCCAAACATCTCGAAGACGGCCCCAAGGTGAAGATTTCCATTTCCGAATCAGAAGGAAAGACGACTGTTGCGGAGGTATTTGAGCCCGACTCCAACGATCCAGAACTCCAGCACCTGGGCTGGCAAGCGATCCTCGACAATTTCAGGCGGCATGTAGGGGGCATTGAACTAGCTAGACGCGAGAATCCCACCCCAAAACATCAAAAGCCTGTTCATTTTCAGCGCGCGTTCACGAAACATGAACATCCACAGAAAATGAACAGGCTTATCAGATCGGTCGTCCGAACTAGGCCTGCGAGATCGCCCACCATACGAGCGCACCCCAACCGACGATCAGGATGGAGCCACCAATCGGAGTCACGATACCCACCTTGACCGGGGTGAGGACCAACAGATAAATCGATCCGGAGAAGAGGATGATCCCTGCTATCACACAGATGATCGCCGTATTGAGCGCCCCTCCGCCGTATTGGGCTTTCAGGAATCCAAGTACCAGCAACAATATCGCATGGTACATCTGGAATCTGACCGCCGTCTCGAAGCTGTCCATTTTACTGGGCTCCAAGACCTTTTCGAGGGCATGCGCGCCCATCGCGCCCGCAATCACCCCCGTAAGCCCCAAAATAGACCCGATGACGAATGCCCACTTGCTGATATCCATATACTGATAGAATTTGATTCGATGAGTTTCCCAGATCGGGAATAGTGTGCGAAAGATGCACAATTCCGAGCATTTTTGACATTTGTACCGGAAAACAACTACCCAAAATCTGGGGTTATTAGATGCTTTGGGGTTCACATTTGTAACTAGTATTAGAATTTCTATCTTGATGATTCAAGAAACAGAAGGATTGCGTTTGCGTTTAATCGTCAACCAACCCACCTGTCTTCGATCTATTGAATCATCGGTGATCACCGTGTTCAAACAGAAACCACCTTCGCATGAAACTTCAGTATAATGCTCCGGTCGTGCTGACCTTTACCTTGATCTGTTCAGCTGTCCTGTTACTTGACCCGATCACGGGAGACAACCTCATCAAGGATTTCTTTACGGTATATCCAGAGTTTAACCTCGCAAAACCAGCTTGGTACCTACGACTGTTTACGCATGTAATCGGGCACGGAAACTGGGAACACCTGGTCGGTAACTTTACCTTCATCCTCCTTTTGGGACCGATCTTGGAGGAGAAATATGGTTCTCGGGACCTGCTGCTGATGATTGTGGTGACCTCATTTGTAACAGGTATCCTACAAGTACTCGTTTTCGATCAGGCACTTCTCGGAGCGAGTGGAATCGTTTTCATGATGATCCTGCTGAGTAGTATCACCAATTTTCAGGGAGGAATCCCGATCACGTTTGTGCTGGTGGTGATCCTCTTCTTGGGAAAAGAAGTGGTGAATTCCTTCGGGACTGACAATGTCTCCCAGTTCGCCCACATTATCGGCGGAATCTTGGGCGGTATATTCGGTTTTGTCCTCGAAGACCAAAAACTGAAAGGTCGAAAGAAAAAAGATAGCAAGCCGCTGACCTCAGCGTAAGGAAATAAAGCTAACTTCACAGCCGAATCTCATCTGGGGTTCGGCTTTTTTTTGTAACGCTGAATAAGGGTCGCTCCTTCGGATTCGAAGGGACTTGGCTAGCGCTATGGATGGCTGATAGGGTTTTCTGCCACACTTTCCTCGATACTCATGGATCAATTTTTCCTGCTCATCTTCTGCCTCGGGGCAGGAATCCTGCTACAGCGAATCCCCGGATTCCCCAAGGACGCCCACCGCGGAATCAATGGGTTTTTGATATATCTCTCCCTCCCGGCCATTACGCTCAGGTTCATTTCCACCCTGCAATTCGATTGGAGCCACACCTACCCCATCGCCATGGGCTGGCTGGTGTTTCTGGGCGCGCTGATCTTCTTTCCGTTGGTGGGTCGGCTGTTTGGATGGGATCAACGCACCATTGGCTGCCTGATACTTTGCTGCGGATTCAGCAATACCTCCTTCGTCGGGTTTCCCATCTTGGAAAACTTCTATGGCGAGGCGGGCCTCTCCATCGGCGTGCTCTGCGATCAGCCCGGGACTTTCCTGCCGCTTTCCACGTTTGGGATTGCCATTGCAAGCTATTTTTCCTCCAAATCAGGGAGGGTTCGGGACTGGCTGCTCAAGCCGTTTACCTTTCCTCCTTTTCTGGCTTTTCTGCTGGGTGTGGTCATCAATCTCTGTGGCTGGGCCATTCCCCAAACGTTCATGCCAACGCTTGAAATCATCGGCAATACCATGACTCCATTGGCACTGGTGGCCGTCGGATTGCAGCTCAAAATCACCAAAGGAACGGCTTCCCCTTGGCCATTTGGAATGGGCTTGGTCTACAAACTGTTTTTGGCGCCACTCCTGATCATGGGGCTTTATGTGGGAATCATCGGATTGGAAGGACTTTCTGCGAATGTATCGATCATCGAATCCGCCATGCCTCCGATGGTGGTGGCTAGCATTATCGCCATCGAATATGACCTGAACCCAAGGTTGGCGAGTCTACTGGTGGGCATAGGAATCCCGATTTCCCTCCTCACGGTGTATAGTTGGTATCTGCTGATTTAGGCCGAAACGTACTGGCAGGAGTTTACCAAAGCGGATCT is a window from the Pontibacter sp. G13 genome containing:
- a CDS encoding rhomboid family intramembrane serine protease; protein product: MKLQYNAPVVLTFTLICSAVLLLDPITGDNLIKDFFTVYPEFNLAKPAWYLRLFTHVIGHGNWEHLVGNFTFILLLGPILEEKYGSRDLLLMIVVTSFVTGILQVLVFDQALLGASGIVFMMILLSSITNFQGGIPITFVLVVILFLGKEVVNSFGTDNVSQFAHIIGGILGGIFGFVLEDQKLKGRKKKDSKPLTSA
- a CDS encoding transglycosylase SLT domain-containing protein, producing the protein MRNLLFTCLLACIATVQTHAQHSAAFASTSTATISTNGATPDIEESSPQIEEQLDGLGQSFNFPNPSSSLYDTLLLNTHDFSAHDIPSYTAEVTQTRMYELPTVIQMDYNVYVQYYIDVYAVKKRDLTSKMLGLKRVYFPLFEEQLDRMGMPMELKYLAVVESALNPHARSRVGATGLWQFMLSTGKLYGLKVNSYVDERKDPYKSTVAALKYLKNAYEEFGDWHLAIASYNCGAGNVRKAIRRSGGKKNFWAIRRYLPRETRGYVPAFLAATYVFEYASEHNIYPMYVDFDLNQDTLHIRNMDITLKELSDFTRSDINALKSLNPELKLDRIPYSSKTYVLRVPTEVAEFYAANQQAVYAKFGKKRVTAPPVVDQSYDRYNGYPPRSGAKLVYHTVRSGEVVGAIAERYGVSARQVSAWNNLRRYRIRVGQRLKIYTTKKGSSSSSRTSSASTTSTNVKGGSYHTVRSGDTLWEIAKRYGTSVEKIKRLNSGMSSKLKIGQKIRIK
- the gatA gene encoding Asp-tRNA(Asn)/Glu-tRNA(Gln) amidotransferase subunit GatA, whose translation is MKSYKTLADIQRDLSTGSVSCIDLVDLYLGRIEAQPHLNLFIEVFADEARQRAQLIDQKLAEGTAGKLAGLVIGIKDVLCYQGHGLTASSRMLEGFDSMFTGTAVQRLLDEDAIIIGRQNCDEFAMGSSNENSHYGPARNPVDPDRVPGGSSGASAAAVAAGMCHASLGSDTGGSVRQPAAFCGTVGLKPTYGRISRWGLIAYASSFDQIGPLTQSVEDAALLLSVMAGPDGHDQTAASESVEAYETKLSISPKKIGYLKEAWEHPSLSPEIRAQLDTSIAKLEAEGHEVVPVEFELLEYVVPCYYLLTTAEASSNLARYDGVRYGHRSESAQDLSETYLASRNEGFGQEVKRRILLGTFVLSAGYYDAYYTQAMKTRRLLRDGIYKLFQSCDALLLPTTPSTAFRIGEKSEDPIEMYLSDIYTVLANLTGVPAISVPFGTDSQGLPIGVQFMGRPFEESTILGLGQQLAQS
- a CDS encoding twin-arginine translocase TatA/TatE family subunit, with protein sequence MQFLFIGGLGGPEVLLILLAILLLFGAKKIPELARGLGKGIREFKDASREIRRDIEDAASVDEPSRLDNNKS
- a CDS encoding AEC family transporter codes for the protein MDQFFLLIFCLGAGILLQRIPGFPKDAHRGINGFLIYLSLPAITLRFISTLQFDWSHTYPIAMGWLVFLGALIFFPLVGRLFGWDQRTIGCLILCCGFSNTSFVGFPILENFYGEAGLSIGVLCDQPGTFLPLSTFGIAIASYFSSKSGRVRDWLLKPFTFPPFLAFLLGVVINLCGWAIPQTFMPTLEIIGNTMTPLALVAVGLQLKITKGTASPWPFGMGLVYKLFLAPLLIMGLYVGIIGLEGLSANVSIIESAMPPMVVASIIAIEYDLNPRLASLLVGIGIPISLLTVYSWYLLI
- a CDS encoding DUF423 domain-containing protein, which produces MDISKWAFVIGSILGLTGVIAGAMGAHALEKVLEPSKMDSFETAVRFQMYHAILLLVLGFLKAQYGGGALNTAIICVIAGIILFSGSIYLLVLTPVKVGIVTPIGGSILIVGWGALVWWAISQA